In a single window of the Streptomyces cinnabarinus genome:
- a CDS encoding vWA domain-containing protein: MAIFSKSNVPQFSMDVYQNEYLPEGGREVNAIVTVTSTGGGTIGTAVGAPHLYSAGQGPSAAVAIMVDCSGSMDYPPTKMRNARDATAAAIDTLRDGVHFAVIDGTHVAKEVYPGAGRLAVADATTREQAKQALRKLSAGGGTAIGTWLKLADRLLSSADVAIRHGILLTDGRNEHESPEELRAALDACSGRFTCDARGVGTDWVVKEVTGIASALLGTADIVADPAGLAADFTQMMETAMGKEVADVALRVWTPVGTTIKFVKQVAPTVEELTDRRTESGPRSGDYPTGSWGDESRDYHVCVEVPVAELGREMLAARVSLVTPQPDGSVHNLGSQGLVRAVWTDDMVASTSINPQVAHYTGQAELAQAIQQGLDLRKAGDIDGATAKLGRAVQLASASGNADTAKLLAKVVDVVDAAAGTVRLKAKVAEADEMTLETRSTKTVRVKK, encoded by the coding sequence ATGGCCATTTTCTCGAAGTCGAACGTGCCGCAGTTCTCGATGGACGTGTACCAGAACGAGTACCTCCCCGAGGGCGGCCGTGAGGTCAACGCGATCGTCACGGTCACCTCGACCGGCGGCGGCACGATCGGAACCGCGGTCGGGGCGCCTCACCTCTACAGCGCCGGACAGGGCCCGTCCGCGGCCGTGGCGATCATGGTCGACTGCTCGGGCTCGATGGACTACCCGCCGACCAAGATGCGCAACGCCCGGGACGCGACGGCCGCGGCCATCGACACCCTGCGCGACGGCGTGCACTTCGCGGTGATCGACGGCACGCATGTCGCCAAGGAGGTCTACCCGGGCGCCGGACGCCTCGCGGTCGCCGACGCGACCACCCGCGAGCAGGCCAAGCAGGCGCTGCGCAAGCTCAGCGCGGGCGGCGGTACGGCCATCGGCACCTGGCTGAAGCTCGCCGACCGGCTGCTGTCCTCCGCGGACGTCGCCATCCGCCACGGCATCCTGCTCACCGACGGCCGCAATGAACACGAGTCACCAGAGGAGTTGCGGGCCGCGCTGGACGCCTGTTCCGGGCGTTTCACCTGTGACGCGCGCGGTGTGGGCACCGACTGGGTAGTGAAAGAAGTCACAGGCATCGCCTCGGCGCTGCTCGGCACCGCCGACATCGTCGCCGACCCGGCGGGCCTGGCCGCCGACTTCACACAGATGATGGAGACGGCGATGGGCAAGGAGGTCGCCGACGTCGCCCTGAGGGTGTGGACGCCGGTGGGCACCACCATCAAGTTCGTCAAGCAAGTCGCGCCGACGGTGGAGGAGTTGACCGACCGCCGGACCGAATCGGGCCCGCGCTCCGGGGACTACCCCACCGGCTCCTGGGGAGACGAGTCCCGTGACTACCACGTTTGTGTGGAGGTACCGGTCGCCGAACTGGGCCGCGAGATGCTCGCCGCCCGGGTCTCACTGGTGACCCCGCAGCCCGACGGCAGCGTCCACAACCTCGGTTCGCAGGGCCTGGTACGGGCCGTGTGGACGGACGACATGGTCGCCTCGACGTCGATCAACCCCCAGGTCGCCCACTACACCGGACAGGCCGAACTGGCCCAGGCCATCCAACAGGGTCTGGACCTGCGCAAAGCGGGCGATATCGATGGAGCAACGGCCAAACTGGGCCGGGCCGTTCAGCTCGCCAGCGCCTCCGGAAACGCCGATACGGCGAAACTCCTTGCGAAGGTGGTGGACGTGGTCGATGCCGCGGCAGGTACTGTGCGACTGAAGGCGAAGGTCGCGGAGGCCGATGAGATGACTCTCGAAACAAGGTCGACAAAGACTGTTCGTGTAAAGAAGTGA
- a CDS encoding FHA domain-containing protein gives MPTCPNGHQSGSDDWCEVCGHRMAGAVPPPPPPPPPGGGYGFPPPPGGARPPHLSAVPNPEPELCPQCRTPREGGAPFCEECRWNFLTNTATSYTPAAPRPPAPGTGPSPAAHFQQQPGPSYGGGDAYDYQSSRPSQMNRPAEPIPPFGSEPGAGGPGPGGPGGFGGQPGPGGPGGPGPFGGPGGPGGPGPGGFGGQGGPGGPSGFGGDPSRPVPPPPGPTPPAGPGGPGGPGGFGGPGGPGATGGAPQAFQSPSGPPPPAYPQETNRPQPGGPSFGGGEDDWVISPPSATGPGGPGQGAGGYGYPQPGSGQMPPPPGGGYPQQPATWTATIGPDREYFMAMMQRSGPEAAGLNLPAYSPEQQRTLTGNQVTIGRRRHSTGDTPDIDLAVPPEDPGVSHQHAVLVQQPNGSWAVVDQNSTNGTTVNGSEEPIQPFVPVPLQDGDRVHVGAWTTITVRRG, from the coding sequence ATGCCGACCTGCCCGAACGGACACCAGTCGGGTTCCGACGACTGGTGCGAGGTCTGCGGTCACCGCATGGCCGGTGCCGTACCGCCACCCCCTCCGCCGCCTCCGCCCGGCGGTGGGTACGGCTTCCCGCCGCCGCCCGGCGGTGCCCGGCCGCCGCATCTGTCCGCCGTGCCGAACCCCGAGCCGGAGCTCTGCCCGCAGTGCCGTACGCCCCGTGAGGGCGGCGCGCCGTTCTGCGAGGAGTGCCGGTGGAACTTCCTGACCAACACGGCGACGTCGTACACCCCGGCCGCCCCGCGCCCGCCGGCGCCCGGCACCGGACCGAGCCCCGCCGCCCACTTCCAGCAGCAGCCGGGGCCGTCCTACGGCGGCGGTGACGCGTACGACTACCAGAGCTCGCGGCCCTCGCAGATGAACCGGCCCGCGGAGCCGATCCCGCCGTTCGGCTCGGAGCCGGGGGCTGGTGGGCCTGGTCCCGGCGGGCCCGGTGGCTTCGGCGGACAGCCCGGTCCTGGTGGTCCGGGTGGCCCGGGTCCCTTCGGCGGACCGGGTGGACCCGGTGGTCCCGGCCCCGGTGGCTTCGGCGGCCAGGGCGGTCCCGGCGGTCCCTCCGGTTTCGGTGGTGACCCCTCGCGGCCCGTTCCGCCCCCGCCCGGCCCGACCCCGCCCGCCGGTCCCGGCGGACCGGGTGGTCCCGGCGGCTTCGGCGGCCCGGGTGGTCCCGGCGCGACCGGCGGCGCCCCGCAGGCGTTCCAGTCCCCGTCCGGCCCGCCCCCGCCCGCCTACCCGCAGGAGACGAACCGTCCCCAGCCCGGCGGCCCGTCCTTCGGCGGCGGTGAGGACGACTGGGTGATCTCGCCCCCGTCCGCCACCGGCCCCGGCGGCCCCGGCCAGGGCGCCGGCGGTTACGGCTACCCCCAGCCCGGCTCCGGCCAGATGCCGCCCCCGCCGGGCGGCGGCTACCCGCAGCAGCCGGCCACCTGGACGGCGACGATCGGCCCGGACCGTGAGTACTTCATGGCGATGATGCAGCGCTCGGGCCCCGAGGCCGCGGGCCTGAACCTGCCCGCGTACTCGCCCGAGCAGCAGCGCACGCTCACCGGCAACCAGGTCACCATCGGCCGTCGCCGCCACTCCACCGGCGACACCCCCGACATCGACCTCGCGGTGCCGCCGGAGGACCCGGGCGTCTCGCACCAGCACGCGGTGCTGGTGCAGCAGCCGAACGGCTCCTGGGCGGTCGTCGACCAGAACTCGACGAACGGCACGACGGTGAACGGCTCCGAGGAACCGATCCAGCCCTTCGTGCCGGTGCCGCTCCAGGACGGGGACCGGGTCCACGTGGGCGCGTGGACGACGATCACCGTCCGCCGGGGCTGA
- a CDS encoding methyltransferase domain-containing protein, producing the protein MSAHALDKGLDDLASALRADLVREIDRSGAWAGEPVWSEVFTAVPRHLFVPYYYVSAVGGYERRWGESPEPGARERWLRGAYADVPLATRMRDGELLSSSSQPSLMAMMLVALGVRAGDRVLEIGAGTGYNAALLARRLGDDALVTTVDLEPEITESATRHLAAAGYHPAVLTGDGARGAPERGPYDRIIATCTLRSIPPAWLAQCRSGARILTPMATGLVALTVQDAEHAEGRFLTTPAYFVPLRGGDRPESEPAPLGGVPRHARDHELFRFLLALSRDGLDPQEAYALWHREGAPQRRRYGITVSGESQWAWLDDPEGPYSWPLR; encoded by the coding sequence ATGAGCGCGCACGCTCTCGACAAGGGCCTCGACGACCTCGCCTCCGCGCTGCGGGCGGACCTCGTGCGGGAGATCGACCGGAGCGGGGCCTGGGCCGGGGAACCGGTGTGGAGCGAGGTGTTCACCGCCGTACCGCGCCATCTCTTCGTGCCCTACTACTACGTCAGCGCCGTCGGCGGGTACGAGCGGCGCTGGGGCGAGAGCCCCGAACCCGGCGCGCGGGAGCGCTGGCTGCGCGGCGCCTATGCCGACGTACCGCTGGCGACCCGGATGCGCGACGGCGAGCTGCTCTCCTCCAGCAGCCAGCCCTCGCTCATGGCGATGATGCTGGTGGCGCTGGGTGTGCGGGCCGGGGACCGGGTGCTGGAGATCGGTGCCGGGACCGGGTACAACGCCGCCCTGCTCGCCCGGCGGCTCGGCGACGACGCACTCGTCACCACCGTGGACCTGGAGCCGGAGATCACCGAGTCGGCCACCCGGCATCTGGCCGCCGCCGGGTACCACCCCGCCGTCCTGACCGGCGACGGCGCTCGCGGCGCCCCGGAACGCGGGCCCTACGACCGGATCATCGCGACCTGCACCCTGAGGTCGATTCCGCCCGCCTGGCTCGCCCAGTGCCGGTCCGGCGCCCGGATCCTGACCCCGATGGCCACCGGTCTGGTCGCGCTGACCGTGCAGGACGCCGAGCACGCCGAGGGCCGCTTCCTGACCACGCCCGCCTACTTCGTGCCCCTGCGCGGCGGCGACCGCCCCGAGTCCGAACCGGCACCCCTCGGCGGAGTGCCCCGCCACGCCCGCGACCACGAACTGTTCCGCTTCCTGCTGGCGCTCAGCCGCGACGGCCTGGACCCGCAGGAGGCGTACGCGCTGTGGCACCGCGAGGGCGCACCGCAGCGCCGCCGCTACGGCATCACCGTCAGCGGCGAGAGCCAGTGGGCCTGGCTGGACGATCCGGAGGGGCCGTACTCCTGGCCCCTCCGATGA
- a CDS encoding globin, which produces MNEIRRGTLQEQTFYEQVGGEETFRRLVHRFYAGVAEDPLLRPMYPEEDLGPAEERLVLFLIQYWGGPTTYSENRGHPRLRMRHAPFTVDQAAHDAWLKHMRDAVDELGLSEEHEHTLWSYLTYAAASMVNARG; this is translated from the coding sequence GTGAATGAGATTCGGCGCGGCACGCTTCAGGAGCAGACCTTCTACGAGCAGGTCGGCGGGGAGGAGACCTTCCGCCGTCTGGTCCACCGTTTCTACGCGGGTGTCGCCGAGGACCCGCTGCTGCGCCCCATGTACCCCGAGGAGGACCTGGGCCCCGCCGAGGAGCGCCTGGTCCTGTTCCTGATCCAGTACTGGGGCGGTCCGACCACCTACAGCGAGAACCGCGGCCACCCCCGTCTGCGGATGCGCCACGCGCCGTTCACCGTCGACCAGGCGGCCCATGACGCCTGGCTGAAGCACATGCGGGACGCCGTGGACGAACTCGGCCTCTCCGAGGAGCACGAGCACACGCTGTGGAGCTACCTGACGTACGCGGCGGCGTCGATGGTGAACGCCCGGGGCTGA
- a CDS encoding acyl-CoA thioesterase — protein MRHIYRCPLRWADMDAYGHVNNVVFLRYLEEARIDFLFRPEKDFKQGSVVARHEIDYKRQLVHRHHPVDIELWVTEIRAASFTITYEVKDKDLVYVRASTVIVPFDFEAQRPRRITSEEREFLQEYTDDDEEEAVAA, from the coding sequence TTGCGGCACATCTACCGCTGCCCACTGCGCTGGGCGGACATGGACGCGTACGGCCACGTCAACAACGTGGTCTTCCTCCGCTACCTGGAGGAAGCCCGTATCGACTTCCTGTTCCGCCCGGAGAAGGACTTCAAGCAGGGGTCCGTGGTGGCGCGCCATGAGATCGACTACAAGCGGCAGCTCGTCCACCGGCACCACCCGGTGGACATCGAGCTGTGGGTCACCGAGATAAGGGCCGCGTCCTTCACCATCACCTACGAGGTGAAGGACAAGGATCTCGTCTACGTCCGTGCCTCGACGGTCATAGTGCCGTTCGACTTCGAGGCGCAGCGGCCCCGCCGGATCACGTCCGAGGAACGAGAGTTCCTCCAGGAGTACACGGACGACGACGAGGAGGAGGCCGTCGCCGCATGA
- the ettA gene encoding energy-dependent translational throttle protein EttA — protein sequence MAEFIYTMRKARKAHGDKVILDDVTLNFLPGAKIGVVGPNGAGKSTVLKIMAGLEQPSNGDAFLSPGYSVGILMQEPKLNDDKTVLENVQEGVAEVKGKLDRFNEIAELMATDYSDALLDEMGKLQEDLDHSNAWDLDAQLEQAMDALGCPPGDWPVVNLSGGEKRRVALCKLLLEAPDLLLLDEPTNHLDAESVNWLEQHLAKYAGTVVAITHDRYFLDNVAEWILELDRGRAYPYEGNYSTYLETKQTRLKVEGQKDAKRAKRLKEELEWVRSNAKGRQAKSKARLARYEEMAAEAEKMRKLDFEEIQIPPGPRLGSIVVEVNNLNKAFGDKVLIDDLSFTLPRNGIVGVIGPNGAGKTTLFKMIQGLEEPDSGSIKVGETVKISYVDQSRENIDPKKTLWAVVSDELDYINVGQVEMPSRAYVSAFGFKGPDQQKPAGVLSGGERNRLNLALTLKQGGNLLLLDEPTNDLDVETLSSLENALLDFPGCAVVVSHDRWFLDRVATHILAYEGESKWFWFEGNFESYEKNKIERLGADATRPHRATYKKLTRG from the coding sequence TTGGCTGAGTTCATTTACACCATGCGCAAGGCGCGCAAGGCGCACGGCGACAAGGTGATCCTCGATGACGTCACCCTGAACTTCCTCCCCGGGGCGAAGATCGGCGTCGTCGGCCCGAACGGCGCCGGTAAGTCGACCGTGCTGAAGATCATGGCGGGGCTGGAGCAGCCGTCGAACGGTGACGCGTTCCTGTCGCCCGGCTACAGCGTCGGCATCCTGATGCAGGAGCCCAAGCTCAACGACGACAAGACCGTCCTGGAGAACGTCCAGGAGGGTGTCGCCGAGGTCAAGGGCAAGCTCGACCGGTTCAACGAGATCGCCGAGCTGATGGCGACCGACTACTCCGACGCGCTGCTCGACGAGATGGGCAAGCTCCAGGAGGACCTCGACCACTCCAACGCCTGGGACCTCGACGCCCAGCTGGAGCAGGCCATGGACGCCCTGGGCTGCCCGCCCGGCGACTGGCCCGTCGTCAACCTCTCCGGTGGCGAGAAGCGCCGTGTCGCGCTCTGCAAGCTGCTGCTGGAGGCCCCCGACCTGCTGCTCCTCGACGAGCCCACCAACCACCTCGACGCCGAGTCGGTGAACTGGCTGGAGCAGCACCTCGCCAAGTACGCGGGCACCGTCGTGGCCATCACCCACGACCGGTACTTCCTGGACAACGTCGCCGAGTGGATCCTCGAACTCGACCGCGGCCGCGCCTACCCGTACGAGGGCAACTACTCCACGTACCTGGAGACCAAGCAGACCCGTCTGAAGGTCGAGGGCCAGAAGGACGCCAAGCGTGCGAAGCGTCTGAAGGAAGAGCTGGAGTGGGTGCGCTCCAACGCCAAGGGGCGCCAGGCCAAGTCCAAGGCCCGTCTCGCGCGGTACGAGGAGATGGCCGCCGAGGCCGAGAAGATGCGGAAGCTGGACTTCGAGGAGATCCAGATCCCGCCGGGCCCGCGGCTCGGCAGCATCGTCGTCGAGGTCAACAACCTCAACAAGGCCTTCGGCGACAAGGTCCTCATCGACGATCTCTCCTTCACGCTGCCGCGCAACGGCATCGTCGGTGTCATCGGCCCGAACGGCGCCGGCAAGACCACCCTCTTCAAGATGATCCAGGGTCTCGAAGAGCCCGACTCCGGGTCCATCAAGGTCGGCGAGACCGTCAAGATCTCCTACGTCGACCAGAGCCGCGAGAACATCGACCCGAAGAAGACCCTGTGGGCCGTGGTCTCCGACGAGCTCGACTACATCAACGTCGGTCAGGTCGAGATGCCGAGCCGGGCGTACGTGTCCGCCTTCGGCTTCAAGGGCCCGGACCAGCAGAAGCCCGCCGGCGTGCTCTCCGGTGGTGAGCGCAACCGCCTCAACCTCGCGCTCACCCTCAAGCAGGGCGGCAACCTGCTGCTCCTCGACGAGCCGACCAACGACCTCGACGTCGAGACGCTGTCCTCCCTGGAGAACGCCCTGCTCGACTTCCCGGGCTGCGCCGTGGTCGTCTCCCACGACCGCTGGTTCCTGGACCGGGTGGCCACCCACATCCTCGCCTACGAGGGCGAGTCCAAGTGGTTCTGGTTCGAGGGCAACTTCGAGTCCTACGAGAAGAACAAGATCGAGCGCCTCGGTGCGGACGCCACCCGCCCGCACCGCGCCACCTACAAGAAGCTGACCCGGGGCTGA
- a CDS encoding HAD domain-containing protein, whose product MTGAEVRPLLFLDVDGPLIPFGSAAGRTQAVTAGGNPLVGRLDPGVGARLLSLGCDLIWATTWMDEANEVVAPHLGLPTLPVLTYPETASDPGPRGLHWKTRPLVDRAAGRPFIWVDDEIGALDRQWVAAAHPGPALLHRVAPTKGLEEADFTVLADWLRAESWKPAESWKP is encoded by the coding sequence ATGACCGGCGCAGAGGTCCGCCCCCTTCTCTTCCTCGATGTCGATGGTCCGCTCATCCCGTTCGGGTCGGCGGCCGGTCGCACACAGGCAGTCACCGCCGGGGGGAACCCGCTGGTGGGGCGGCTCGACCCCGGCGTGGGGGCGCGCCTGCTGAGCCTGGGCTGCGATCTCATCTGGGCCACGACCTGGATGGATGAGGCGAACGAGGTCGTCGCCCCGCACCTCGGGCTGCCGACGCTGCCTGTGCTGACGTACCCGGAGACCGCCTCCGACCCCGGCCCACGCGGCCTGCACTGGAAGACCCGGCCGCTCGTGGACCGGGCCGCCGGCCGGCCGTTCATCTGGGTCGACGACGAGATCGGCGCCCTGGACCGCCAGTGGGTGGCCGCCGCCCACCCCGGCCCGGCGCTTCTCCATCGCGTGGCCCCGACGAAGGGCCTGGAAGAGGCCGACTTCACCGTGCTCGCCGATTGGCTCCGCGCAGAGTCGTGGAAGCCAGCAGAGTCATGGAAGCCATGA
- a CDS encoding Cys-Gln thioester bond-forming surface protein, giving the protein MLSAFSALSGRGREAARLTAATLVSGLLAAGALVAGAGQAAADGGSQSQGGATATIGGLKTFGAAVIHSDTGDQEISAGLFEMSVEGGGTLQTYCVDLFNPTQKDAKYHETPWSGTSLGANENSGRIRWILQNSYPQVNDLAALARKAGLSGGLSEQDAAAGTQVAVWRYSDGADVDAVDPQAEKLADYLERSAQDLAEPRASLTLDPPALSGHPGERLGPVTVRTGADAVTVTPPAAMSGVRIVDKKGKPVSATTDGGQIWFDVPEEAPDGTAELTVQASTTVPVGRAFTSESRSQTQILAGSSESTVSATASAAWAKQGAIPALSATKNCAEGGVDITAANEGDAPFTFELLGTDYTIAPSETRTVTIPLQEDQAYDFAIEGPGGIAKRFTGVLDCLTQAAEADNTTTQTLTEPSPASVGGTSPDTNLAETGSSNATPVIAGVAIGLVLLGGAFLVMVHNRRTPDRD; this is encoded by the coding sequence GTGCTTTCTGCTTTCTCCGCGCTGTCCGGGCGCGGGCGAGAGGCGGCCCGGCTCACCGCCGCGACGCTGGTGTCCGGCCTGCTCGCCGCCGGTGCGCTGGTGGCCGGTGCCGGCCAGGCCGCCGCGGACGGCGGGTCGCAGAGCCAGGGCGGGGCGACGGCCACGATAGGCGGTCTGAAGACCTTCGGCGCGGCGGTCATCCACAGCGACACCGGGGACCAGGAGATCTCGGCGGGCCTGTTCGAGATGTCCGTCGAGGGCGGCGGCACGCTGCAGACGTACTGCGTGGACCTGTTCAACCCCACGCAGAAGGACGCCAAGTACCACGAGACCCCGTGGAGCGGGACCTCGCTCGGCGCCAACGAGAACTCCGGCCGGATCCGCTGGATCCTCCAGAACTCCTACCCGCAGGTGAACGACCTGGCGGCGCTCGCCCGGAAGGCGGGCCTGAGCGGCGGCCTCAGCGAGCAGGACGCGGCGGCGGGCACCCAGGTGGCCGTGTGGCGGTACTCGGACGGCGCGGACGTCGACGCGGTGGACCCGCAGGCCGAGAAGCTCGCCGACTACCTGGAGCGGAGCGCCCAGGACCTGGCCGAGCCGCGGGCCTCCCTGACCCTCGACCCGCCCGCGCTCTCCGGGCACCCCGGCGAGCGGCTCGGTCCGGTGACCGTGCGCACGGGCGCGGACGCGGTGACGGTGACCCCGCCCGCGGCCATGAGCGGTGTGCGGATCGTCGACAAGAAGGGCAAGCCGGTCTCCGCCACGACCGACGGCGGCCAGATCTGGTTCGACGTGCCCGAGGAAGCGCCGGACGGCACCGCAGAACTGACCGTGCAGGCCTCCACCACCGTGCCGGTGGGCCGCGCCTTCACCTCCGAGAGCCGCAGCCAGACCCAGATCCTGGCCGGCTCCAGCGAGTCCACGGTGTCCGCGACGGCGAGCGCGGCCTGGGCGAAGCAGGGCGCGATACCGGCGCTGTCCGCGACGAAGAACTGCGCCGAGGGCGGCGTGGACATCACGGCGGCCAACGAGGGCGACGCGCCGTTCACCTTCGAACTCCTCGGCACGGACTACACGATCGCCCCGTCCGAGACCCGCACGGTCACGATCCCCCTCCAGGAGGACCAGGCCTACGACTTCGCCATCGAGGGCCCCGGCGGCATCGCCAAGCGCTTCACCGGTGTCCTGGACTGCCTGACCCAGGCGGCGGAAGCCGACAACACCACCACCCAGACCCTCACCGAGCCCAGCCCCGCCTCGGTGGGCGGCACCTCCCCCGACACCAACCTCGCCGAAACAGGCAGCTCCAACGCGACCCCGGTGATCGCAGGCGTCGCCATCGGCCTGGTCCTGCTCGGCGGAGCGTTCCTCGTCATGGTCCACAACCGCAGAACGCCTGACCGGGACTGA
- a CDS encoding single-stranded DNA-binding protein, translating into MNETIISVVGNVATQPVYREVATGPSARFRLAVTARYLDREKNEWTDGHTNFFTVWANRQLATNAAASLTVGDPVLVQGRLKVRSEVREQQTWTSADIEAVAIGHDLARGTSVFRRPGRPEPAVSGPPQRPEPEWETPQAAQQPPEPVAVT; encoded by the coding sequence ATGAACGAGACGATCATTTCCGTGGTGGGGAACGTGGCCACGCAGCCGGTGTACCGCGAGGTCGCCACGGGACCGTCGGCGCGGTTCCGGCTGGCGGTGACCGCGCGCTATCTGGACCGCGAGAAGAACGAGTGGACGGACGGGCACACCAACTTCTTCACGGTCTGGGCCAATCGGCAGCTCGCCACCAACGCGGCGGCGTCGCTGACCGTCGGCGACCCCGTCCTGGTGCAGGGCAGGCTGAAGGTCCGCTCGGAGGTGCGCGAGCAGCAGACCTGGACCTCGGCCGACATCGAGGCGGTGGCGATCGGCCATGACCTCGCACGCGGTACGTCGGTCTTCCGCCGCCCGGGCAGGCCGGAACCGGCGGTCAGCGGCCCGCCGCAGCGCCCTGAACCGGAATGGGAGACGCCGCAAGCCGCCCAACAGCCGCCGGAGCCGGTCGCGGTGACGTGA
- a CDS encoding YfjP family GTPase, which produces MTAVTDQDHDHGHTEPTEGADGGPEDAEPADAAEAAEEAAEAVGEEHAREAADEPAEGRPPAADEEPAESGRTGWDDGLIARRVNETAVAEQPVPAVESRASTPRTAPPLAYDGALRSRLDALRELVGLSRTRLDSRTLAEAGRVLDEASARRRLSGRHTVVAIAGATGSGKSQLFNALAGVTISETGVRRPTTAAPIACSWSDGAAGLIDRLGIPPRLRRRPAQHTDAEGHLSGLVLVDLPDHDSAAVQHREQVDRVLALVDAVIWVVDPEKYADAVLHERYLRPMAGHAEIMFVVLNQIDRLPGEATHQVLGDLRRLLDEDGIALGDYGEPGATVLALSALTGDGVGELRETLGQFVMERGAAARRISADVDAAGWRLSPVYATTSGTGLSEEARDEFAARLADAVGATAAGEAAERAWLRNANRACGTPWLRLWRWYQDRLEPPTGRFPLRAQADEEATARQRVEQAVRTVAERASAGLPSPWAQAVREAAVRGSQGLPEALDDLAARAGLPPGRPPRPGWWPAAVLVQASMTLLQVVGGLWLVGQIVGVMSPNLGVPVLLMVAGIIGGPLVEWGCRMAARGPARRYGSDAERRLREAAAGCGRARVLDPVAAELLRYREVREQYGKVMGVGVG; this is translated from the coding sequence GTGACCGCCGTCACTGACCAGGACCACGACCACGGGCACACGGAACCCACCGAGGGCGCGGACGGGGGTCCCGAGGACGCCGAGCCGGCCGACGCGGCGGAGGCCGCCGAAGAGGCGGCCGAGGCCGTCGGCGAGGAGCACGCGCGCGAGGCGGCCGACGAGCCTGCCGAGGGCCGCCCGCCCGCGGCCGACGAGGAACCCGCTGAGTCCGGGCGGACCGGCTGGGACGACGGGCTGATCGCGCGGCGGGTGAACGAGACCGCCGTGGCGGAGCAGCCGGTGCCCGCCGTGGAGAGCCGGGCGTCCACCCCGCGCACGGCGCCGCCCCTGGCGTACGACGGCGCCCTGCGCTCGCGTCTGGACGCGCTGCGCGAGCTGGTCGGGCTGTCCCGCACCCGCCTGGACAGCCGCACCCTCGCCGAGGCCGGACGGGTGCTCGACGAGGCCTCCGCGCGGCGCAGACTCTCCGGCCGGCACACCGTGGTCGCCATCGCGGGCGCCACCGGCAGCGGCAAGTCGCAGCTGTTCAACGCGCTGGCCGGGGTGACGATCTCGGAGACCGGCGTCCGCCGACCCACCACCGCCGCGCCCATCGCGTGCAGCTGGAGCGACGGCGCGGCCGGTCTCATCGACCGGCTCGGCATCCCGCCCCGGCTGCGCCGCCGCCCCGCCCAGCACACGGACGCCGAGGGACACCTGAGCGGCCTCGTCCTGGTCGACCTGCCCGACCACGACTCCGCGGCCGTGCAGCACCGCGAGCAGGTGGACCGGGTGCTGGCCCTCGTCGACGCGGTCATCTGGGTCGTGGATCCCGAGAAGTACGCGGACGCCGTGCTCCACGAGCGGTATCTGCGCCCCATGGCGGGCCACGCCGAGATCATGTTCGTCGTCCTCAACCAGATCGACCGGCTCCCCGGGGAGGCCACCCACCAGGTCCTCGGCGACCTGCGGCGGCTGCTGGACGAGGACGGCATCGCGCTCGGCGACTACGGCGAACCGGGCGCGACGGTCCTCGCGCTGTCCGCGCTCACCGGCGACGGGGTCGGCGAACTGCGCGAGACGCTCGGCCAGTTCGTGATGGAGCGCGGCGCCGCCGCGCGCCGGATCTCCGCCGACGTGGACGCCGCGGGCTGGCGGCTGAGCCCCGTCTACGCCACCACCAGCGGCACCGGGCTGAGCGAGGAGGCCCGCGACGAGTTCGCCGCCCGCCTCGCCGACGCCGTCGGTGCCACCGCCGCCGGGGAGGCCGCCGAGCGCGCCTGGCTGCGCAACGCCAACCGCGCCTGCGGCACGCCCTGGCTACGGCTGTGGCGGTGGTACCAGGACCGGCTCGAACCCCCCACCGGACGGTTCCCGTTGCGCGCCCAGGCGGACGAGGAGGCGACCGCGCGCCAGCGCGTGGAGCAGGCGGTGCGCACGGTCGCCGAGCGGGCCTCCGCCGGGCTGCCGTCGCCCTGGGCGCAGGCGGTGCGCGAGGCCGCCGTACGCGGCTCGCAGGGGCTGCCCGAGGCGCTGGACGACCTGGCCGCGCGGGCGGGCCTGCCGCCGGGGCGGCCACCGCGGCCAGGCTGGTGGCCGGCCGCCGTGCTGGTGCAGGCGTCGATGACGCTGCTCCAAGTGGTGGGCGGCCTGTGGCTGGTGGGCCAGATCGTGGGCGTGATGTCACCCAACCTGGGCGTGCCGGTGCTGCTGATGGTGGCCGGCATCATCGGCGGGCCGCTGGTGGAGTGGGGCTGCCGGATGGCGGCCCGGGGACCGGCCCGGCGGTACGGCTCCGACGCGGAGAGACGGCTGCGGGAGGCGGCCGCCGGGTGCGGGCGGGCACGGGTGCTGGATCCGGTGGCGGCGGAGCTGCTGCGGTACCGGGAGGTGCGCGAGCAGTACGGGAAGGTCATGGGAGTGGGCGTGGGGTGA